In the Longimicrobium terrae genome, one interval contains:
- a CDS encoding ligase-associated DNA damage response exonuclease encodes MLLRSTERGLYCEAGDFYIDPWLPVDRAVITHAHGDHARWGSRAYLGSREGERVMRTRLGADARIRAVEFGETVMLNGVRISLHPAGHILGSAQVRVEHGGEVWVVSGDYKTEADPTCTPFEPVRCHTFVTESTFGLPIYRWVPDAEVFAGINAWWRSNAEAGRASLLFGYALGKAQRLLAGVDPSIGPIYAHGAVERLNLDYRAGGVPLPETRNPAAAPKGTQFGGCLVVAPPSAAGTPWMRRFGAGSTAFASGWMRVRGQRRRRSVDRGFVLSDHVDWPSLLGAVQATGAECVWVTHGYREPVVRWLREHGLQAQSVASRWEGESDEADVLPEDAASPASAPVAETEREAE; translated from the coding sequence ATGCTCCTGCGCAGCACCGAACGCGGATTGTACTGCGAGGCGGGTGACTTCTACATCGACCCGTGGCTCCCGGTGGACCGGGCGGTCATCACCCACGCGCATGGCGACCACGCGCGCTGGGGCTCGCGCGCGTACCTGGGCTCGCGCGAGGGCGAGCGGGTGATGCGCACCCGCCTGGGCGCCGACGCCCGCATCCGCGCGGTGGAATTTGGCGAAACGGTGATGCTGAACGGGGTGCGGATCAGCCTGCACCCCGCCGGGCACATCCTGGGGAGCGCGCAGGTGCGGGTGGAGCACGGGGGCGAGGTGTGGGTGGTCTCGGGCGATTACAAGACCGAGGCGGACCCCACCTGCACGCCGTTCGAGCCGGTGCGCTGCCACACCTTCGTAACGGAAAGCACCTTCGGACTCCCCATCTACCGCTGGGTGCCGGACGCGGAGGTGTTCGCGGGCATCAACGCGTGGTGGCGCTCCAACGCCGAAGCCGGGCGGGCGTCACTCCTCTTCGGCTACGCGCTGGGCAAGGCGCAGCGGCTGCTGGCGGGAGTGGATCCGTCCATCGGCCCCATCTACGCCCATGGCGCGGTGGAGCGGCTGAACCTGGACTACCGCGCGGGCGGCGTGCCCCTGCCGGAGACGCGCAATCCCGCGGCGGCGCCCAAGGGCACGCAGTTCGGCGGATGCCTCGTGGTGGCGCCGCCCTCCGCCGCGGGAACCCCGTGGATGCGCCGCTTCGGCGCGGGGTCCACAGCGTTCGCCAGCGGATGGATGCGGGTTCGCGGCCAGCGCCGGCGCCGGTCCGTGGACCGCGGCTTCGTGCTTTCGGACCACGTGGACTGGCCGTCGCTGCTGGGCGCGGTGCAGGCGACGGGCGCCGAGTGCGTGTGGGTGACGCACGGATACCGCGAACCGGTCGTGCGGTGGCTGCGTGAGCATGGCTTGCAGGCGCAGTCCGTGGCCAGCCGCTGGGAGGGCGAAAGCGACGAGGCCGACGTGCTTCCCGAGGATGCCGCTTCGCCCGCGTCCGCTCCGGTGGCGGAGACTGAGCGGGAGGCAGAGTGA
- a CDS encoding DoxX family protein, whose amino-acid sequence MARTFFMQRFEEPALALLRIVAGGMLMQHGAQKLFGVLGGFGGTPGARAELASQMGLAGVIEFFVALLVLLGLFTRPAAFLTSGMMAAAYFMAHAPNGFFPLVNQGELAALYCFVFLYLSARGGGKFSVDAMLESRAAVRRTRI is encoded by the coding sequence ATGGCTCGCACCTTCTTCATGCAGCGCTTCGAGGAGCCCGCGCTGGCGCTGCTGCGCATCGTCGCGGGCGGAATGCTGATGCAGCACGGCGCACAGAAGCTGTTCGGGGTGCTGGGCGGGTTCGGGGGCACGCCGGGAGCCAGGGCGGAGCTTGCATCGCAGATGGGGCTGGCGGGGGTGATCGAGTTCTTCGTGGCGCTGCTGGTGCTGCTGGGGCTGTTCACGCGGCCGGCGGCGTTCCTGACCTCGGGGATGATGGCGGCGGCGTATTTCATGGCGCACGCGCCCAACGGCTTCTTTCCGCTGGTGAACCAGGGCGAACTGGCCGCGCTGTACTGCTTCGTGTTCCTGTACCTGTCCGCGCGGGGCGGCGGAAAGTTCAGCGTGGACGCGATGCTGGAATCCCGCGCCGCCGTACGCCGCACGCGCATCTGA
- a CDS encoding RNA polymerase sigma factor — protein sequence MTDDAARLVELALAGDADAADTLVRRHMGAAYAVALAITRNPQDAEDVAQDAFVLALERLAECRDPRRFAGWLIRIVRNRAFNHRRYLGIRAAEPLDEAFQSPGGASPADDAERADLRDRLNAAVAELPQSQREVLLLHDLEGWKHREIGEVLGMPEGTVRYHLFNARRAVRGRLQALVREED from the coding sequence ATGACTGACGACGCCGCGCGGCTGGTGGAGCTCGCCCTTGCTGGCGACGCCGACGCGGCCGACACCCTGGTGCGCCGGCACATGGGCGCCGCCTACGCGGTGGCGCTCGCCATCACCCGCAATCCGCAGGACGCGGAAGACGTGGCGCAGGACGCATTCGTGCTGGCGCTGGAGCGCCTGGCCGAGTGCCGCGACCCGCGCCGCTTCGCCGGCTGGCTGATCCGCATTGTCCGCAACCGTGCGTTCAACCACCGCCGCTACCTGGGCATCCGCGCCGCCGAGCCGCTGGACGAAGCGTTCCAGTCCCCCGGGGGCGCATCGCCCGCGGACGACGCGGAGCGCGCCGACCTGCGCGACCGGCTGAACGCCGCCGTCGCCGAACTTCCGCAGTCCCAGCGCGAAGTGCTCCTTCTGCACGACCTGGAAGGGTGGAAGCACCGCGAGATCGGCGAAGTGCTGGGAATGCCGGAAGGAACCGTACGCTATCACCTGTTCAACGCCCGGCGCGCCGTTCGAGGCCGCCTTCAGGCGCTGGTTCGCGAGGAGGACTGA
- a CDS encoding L,D-transpeptidase family protein, producing the protein MRTLLPLLALAAMLPATARAQSGYVFPWFGTRQVIVSTTADWDSTAAVLQRYESDGADGWRAVGEPIAAAVGRSGLGWGEGMHGGVEDADGRAPAGPHPVKREGDGRAPAGVFPLSSAFGYADAAEASWIRMPYVQSTAAIECVDDGNSRFYNRRVDRDTVAAPDWASHEEMRREDHLYRWGVWVDHNSYPPRAMGGSCIFLHIWSAPGAPTSGCTAMAEEDLRTVLAWLDPRARPVLVQVPRAEHARMRGVWGLP; encoded by the coding sequence ATGCGCACTCTGCTCCCCCTTCTGGCCCTCGCCGCGATGCTTCCCGCCACGGCTCGCGCGCAGTCCGGGTACGTGTTTCCCTGGTTCGGCACCCGGCAGGTGATCGTGTCCACCACCGCGGACTGGGATTCCACCGCGGCCGTGCTGCAGCGCTATGAGTCCGACGGGGCGGACGGCTGGCGGGCCGTGGGCGAGCCGATCGCGGCCGCGGTGGGGCGCTCCGGGCTGGGGTGGGGTGAGGGGATGCACGGCGGGGTGGAGGACGCGGACGGACGCGCGCCGGCGGGGCCGCACCCCGTGAAGCGTGAAGGGGACGGGCGCGCGCCGGCCGGCGTCTTTCCGCTCAGCTCGGCGTTCGGGTACGCGGACGCGGCGGAGGCGTCGTGGATCCGCATGCCGTACGTGCAGTCCACCGCCGCCATCGAGTGCGTGGACGATGGGAATTCGCGCTTCTACAACCGGCGCGTGGACCGCGACACCGTGGCCGCGCCGGACTGGGCCAGCCACGAAGAAATGCGGCGGGAAGATCACCTGTACCGCTGGGGCGTGTGGGTGGACCACAACTCCTACCCGCCGCGCGCCATGGGCGGATCCTGCATCTTTCTGCACATCTGGTCCGCCCCCGGCGCCCCCACCAGCGGCTGCACCGCGATGGCCGAAGAAGATCTGCGCACGGTGCTGGCCTGGCTGGACCCGCGCGCCCGGCCGGTTCTTGTGCAGGTGCCGCGGGCGGAGCACGCGCGGATGCGCGGCGTGTGGGGCCTGCCGTGA
- a CDS encoding AAA family ATPase, translating to MEAVILVGIQASGKSTFYKQMFFDTHVRISRDLLRTKNREARLLQLCLETRQPFVIDNTNPLAEERARYIGPARAAGFRVTGYFFRTEPRAAIARNNLREGRARIPIPGLLGTYKKLEEPRVDEGFDELNRVTLTADGRFVVEPLHGPGPAADGSA from the coding sequence ATGGAAGCGGTGATCCTGGTGGGCATCCAGGCCTCGGGAAAGAGCACGTTCTACAAGCAGATGTTCTTCGATACGCACGTGCGCATCAGCCGCGACCTGCTGCGCACGAAGAATCGCGAGGCGCGCCTGCTGCAGCTGTGCCTGGAGACGCGCCAGCCGTTCGTCATCGACAACACCAACCCGCTGGCGGAAGAACGCGCGCGCTACATCGGCCCGGCGCGCGCGGCGGGGTTCCGGGTGACGGGGTACTTCTTCCGCACGGAGCCGCGGGCCGCCATCGCCCGCAACAACCTGCGCGAAGGCCGCGCCCGCATCCCCATTCCGGGCCTGCTGGGCACGTACAAGAAGCTGGAGGAACCGCGCGTGGACGAGGGATTCGACGAACTGAACCGGGTGACGCTCACGGCCGATGGACGGTTCGTGGTGGAGCCGCTGCATGGCCCCGGTCCCGCGGCCGACGGCTCCGCGTGA
- a CDS encoding APC family permease has product MPDQQTSAADARLVRALGVWGLAANIVNVTIGGGIFRLPAGVAAQLGGAAPLAYLVCALAMGLIVLCFAEAGSRVALTGGPYAYVEVAFGPFIGFMAGVLLWTVGTLALAAVATIFADSIGALIPALGGTVGRAAVLIGVFVLLGAVNVRGVRQGTTLNAVATVAKLMPLLLLLAVGAFAVRGANLAFSAPESAGDLARSSILLIFAFAGIESALVPSGEVKNVARTIPRAIGVAMVTITGMYIALHLVAQGVLGAALATSQAPLADAAAVVLGPWGRTLILVGAAISMFGYVSGMTLAVPRALFALGRDGFLPRGLASVHPRFHTPHVAIAVQAVVVLVLALSSGFEQLAVMANVSTLLLYAACALASWQLRRKGVEAGGIPFRVPAAGVVPILALAVIAWMLTSINAQEWLVMAGVLVAAGLIYAATARSRSANPVAQR; this is encoded by the coding sequence ATGCCGGACCAGCAGACCAGCGCGGCCGACGCGCGCCTCGTACGCGCGCTCGGCGTGTGGGGGCTCGCGGCCAACATCGTCAACGTCACCATCGGCGGGGGCATCTTTCGCCTGCCGGCCGGGGTGGCGGCGCAGCTGGGCGGCGCGGCGCCGCTGGCGTACCTGGTGTGCGCGCTGGCCATGGGGCTGATCGTGCTCTGCTTTGCCGAGGCGGGGAGCCGCGTGGCGCTCACCGGCGGGCCGTACGCGTACGTGGAGGTGGCGTTCGGCCCCTTCATCGGCTTCATGGCGGGGGTGCTGCTGTGGACGGTGGGCACGCTGGCGCTGGCCGCCGTGGCCACCATCTTCGCGGATTCCATCGGCGCGCTGATTCCGGCGCTGGGCGGAACGGTGGGACGCGCGGCGGTGCTGATCGGCGTGTTCGTGCTGCTGGGCGCAGTGAACGTGCGCGGCGTGCGTCAGGGAACGACGCTGAACGCCGTGGCGACCGTTGCCAAGCTGATGCCGCTTCTTCTGCTGCTGGCGGTGGGCGCATTCGCGGTGCGCGGCGCCAACCTGGCGTTCTCGGCGCCGGAGTCCGCGGGCGACCTGGCGCGCAGCAGCATTCTGCTGATCTTTGCGTTCGCGGGGATCGAGAGCGCGCTGGTCCCCAGCGGCGAGGTCAAGAACGTGGCGCGCACCATTCCCCGCGCCATCGGCGTGGCGATGGTGACCATCACGGGGATGTACATCGCCCTGCACCTGGTGGCGCAGGGCGTGCTGGGCGCGGCGCTGGCGACATCGCAGGCGCCGCTGGCGGACGCGGCGGCGGTGGTGCTGGGGCCGTGGGGGCGCACGCTGATCCTGGTGGGCGCGGCGATCTCCATGTTCGGCTACGTGAGCGGCATGACGCTGGCGGTGCCGCGGGCCCTGTTCGCGCTGGGCCGCGACGGCTTTCTGCCGCGCGGGCTGGCCTCGGTGCATCCGCGCTTTCACACGCCGCACGTAGCGATCGCGGTGCAGGCCGTGGTGGTGCTCGTTCTCGCGCTGAGCAGCGGGTTTGAGCAGTTGGCGGTGATGGCGAACGTGTCGACGCTGCTGCTGTACGCGGCGTGCGCGCTGGCATCGTGGCAGCTGCGTCGCAAGGGCGTGGAGGCGGGCGGCATTCCCTTCCGCGTTCCCGCCGCGGGCGTGGTGCCCATCCTGGCGCTGGCGGTGATCGCGTGGATGCTGACCTCCATCAACGCGCAGGAATGGCTGGTGATGGCGGGCGTGCTCGTGGCGGCCGGCCTCATCTATGCCGCCACGGCCCGCAGCCGCTCGGCGAATCCCGTGGCGCAGCGCTGA
- a CDS encoding S8 family serine peptidase has product MSRIRLAAAGVLSLTAAACSDSPNTPEAAPIPVQAVRAVESVVPGEVIVQMKANYSLSVLTSAANGPRFSRSVDGASRVAVLNVSRGMERAEALRLAADPRVEYAEPNYLRQPTAIDPRLWAFYNAGGQTAFFSDPTQTNYGQPLPATYGSTSDSDLDAIAGIGAGGAPVVIGAIDTGVDTDHPEFTGRLILGRDWVNNDALPEDDDGHGSHTAGTMAGLTVGVAGVTGAAPNVRIHVQKVCGPVGCPTSAIVSAIRAAADYPGMVAMNLSLGGTTESRAEKDAIAYAKSKNVLVIVAAGNSGSSKVGCPACDPNAMSVSATTWRDGLAVYSQYGSGLDISAPGGEVYSNTTDEMGIYSAYLNGGYTYMQGTSMATPQVTGAAAVVASKTGLRGAALTNRLLTTADDRGVAGYDTKFGNGRLNVYRAITGTSLGAGL; this is encoded by the coding sequence ATGTCTCGTATCCGTTTGGCCGCCGCGGGAGTGCTCTCGCTCACCGCCGCCGCATGCTCCGACTCGCCGAACACCCCCGAGGCCGCTCCGATCCCGGTGCAGGCTGTCCGCGCCGTTGAGTCGGTGGTTCCGGGCGAAGTCATCGTGCAGATGAAGGCCAACTACTCGCTGAGCGTGCTGACCAGCGCCGCCAACGGCCCGCGCTTCAGCCGCTCGGTGGACGGCGCCAGCCGCGTGGCGGTGCTGAACGTGAGCCGCGGCATGGAGCGCGCCGAGGCCCTGCGCCTTGCCGCCGACCCGCGCGTGGAATACGCTGAGCCCAACTACCTGCGCCAGCCGACCGCCATCGACCCGCGCCTGTGGGCCTTCTACAACGCCGGCGGCCAGACCGCGTTCTTCAGCGATCCCACGCAGACCAACTACGGGCAGCCGCTTCCGGCCACCTACGGCTCCACGTCGGACTCGGACCTGGACGCCATCGCCGGCATCGGCGCCGGCGGAGCGCCGGTGGTCATCGGCGCCATCGACACGGGCGTGGACACCGACCACCCCGAGTTCACCGGCCGCCTGATCCTGGGCCGCGACTGGGTGAACAACGACGCGCTGCCGGAAGACGACGACGGACACGGCTCGCACACGGCCGGCACCATGGCCGGCCTGACCGTCGGCGTGGCCGGCGTGACCGGCGCCGCGCCCAACGTGCGCATCCACGTGCAGAAGGTGTGCGGACCCGTGGGCTGCCCCACCTCGGCCATCGTGAGCGCCATCCGCGCCGCGGCCGACTACCCGGGCATGGTGGCCATGAACCTGTCGCTGGGCGGCACCACCGAGTCCCGCGCCGAGAAGGACGCCATCGCGTACGCCAAGAGCAAGAACGTCCTGGTGATCGTGGCCGCCGGCAACAGCGGCTCCAGCAAGGTGGGCTGCCCCGCCTGCGACCCCAACGCGATGTCGGTGTCGGCCACCACGTGGCGTGACGGGCTGGCCGTGTACTCGCAGTACGGCAGCGGCCTCGACATCTCCGCCCCCGGCGGCGAAGTGTACAGCAACACCACCGACGAAATGGGCATCTACAGCGCCTACCTGAACGGCGGCTACACCTACATGCAGGGCACGTCGATGGCGACCCCGCAGGTGACCGGCGCCGCCGCGGTGGTGGCCAGCAAGACCGGCCTGCGCGGCGCGGCGCTCACCAACCGCCTGCTCACCACCGCGGATGACCGCGGCGTGGCCGGCTACGACACCAAGTTCGGCAACGGCCGGTTGAACGTGTACCGCGCCATCACCGGCACCTCGCTGGGCGCCGGCCTGTAA
- a CDS encoding alpha/beta hydrolase family protein: MNPILRILPLAAALAVAATGASAQRHPMTPADLSLVRGVNDPRLSPDGRWIAYTASTLDYAADSTSGEIVLVPAAGGAARRLTRGSMPRWSPDGRRIAFMGGRGERGGIWVWDLDADSARFVARVRTSEHFLGHRAVKGFAWSPDGSRIAYTSADEESAASPTDPRVVDRILYLTRTGLSDDRRTHLYVVPAGGGAPRQLTSGTYDEHSLAWSPDGSRLVFISNRSADPDANYSDDLWIVDANSGRETRLTNTAGTEFQPAWSADGGSIAYLANVRTINTKDSAPEDTHLYVISATGGTGRELTRPLDRRVTELAWEPRGTLLFVINDQGATAIHRVDPRSARITPVVRGPFQARSVSMDRAGSAIAFIRTDLSHPAEVWTARADGGAARQVSREQDELHARVELPVADSIWVRGADGTPVQGWLMKPAGWTAGRSYPMVLYVHGGPHGMYGYNFIDAFPLLAARGYAVLFLNPRGSTGYGQTFADGTVNNWGGGDYGDLMAGVDAALARNGWIDSTRLYVAGHSYGGFMTNWIVTRTPRFRAAMAGASVSNLVSFYGTSVYPDLIETEFGGVPVNDWNLLWQWSPLAHVSAVRTPVLFLNGEADNDVPITQAQEMYMALRKMGVEARMVRYPGEGHSINFRPRHHQDYLERMIGWFDAHGGAPAR; the protein is encoded by the coding sequence ATGAATCCGATTCTCCGCATTCTTCCGCTCGCGGCGGCGCTGGCCGTGGCGGCAACCGGCGCGTCCGCGCAGCGGCACCCCATGACGCCGGCGGACCTGTCGCTGGTGCGCGGCGTGAACGACCCGCGCCTTTCCCCCGACGGGCGCTGGATCGCCTACACCGCGTCCACGCTCGACTACGCGGCCGACAGCACCAGCGGCGAAATCGTCCTCGTTCCCGCGGCGGGCGGCGCGGCGCGGCGGCTCACGCGCGGCTCCATGCCCCGCTGGTCGCCGGACGGGCGGCGGATCGCCTTCATGGGCGGGCGCGGCGAGCGTGGCGGCATCTGGGTGTGGGATCTGGACGCGGACAGCGCGCGCTTCGTGGCCCGCGTGCGCACCTCGGAACACTTTCTCGGCCACCGCGCGGTCAAGGGATTCGCCTGGTCGCCGGACGGGTCGCGCATCGCCTACACCAGCGCGGACGAGGAAAGCGCCGCCTCGCCCACCGATCCGCGCGTGGTGGACCGCATCCTCTACCTGACGCGGACCGGCCTTTCGGACGACCGCCGCACGCACCTGTACGTGGTGCCCGCGGGGGGCGGCGCGCCCCGCCAGCTCACCTCCGGCACGTACGACGAGCACTCGCTGGCGTGGTCGCCGGACGGCTCGCGGCTGGTGTTCATCAGCAACCGCTCGGCGGACCCGGACGCCAACTACAGCGACGACCTGTGGATCGTGGACGCGAACTCCGGGCGGGAGACGCGGCTGACGAACACGGCGGGAACGGAGTTTCAGCCGGCGTGGTCGGCGGACGGGGGCAGCATCGCGTATCTGGCCAACGTGCGGACGATCAACACCAAGGACAGCGCGCCGGAAGACACGCACCTGTACGTGATTTCCGCCACCGGCGGCACGGGGCGCGAACTGACGCGGCCGCTGGACCGCCGCGTCACCGAACTGGCCTGGGAGCCGCGCGGGACGCTGCTTTTCGTCATCAACGACCAGGGCGCCACGGCCATCCACCGCGTGGACCCGCGCTCGGCGCGCATCACGCCCGTGGTGCGCGGGCCGTTTCAGGCGCGTTCCGTGTCGATGGACCGCGCCGGATCCGCCATCGCCTTCATCCGCACGGACCTGTCGCACCCGGCGGAGGTGTGGACGGCGCGCGCGGACGGGGGCGCGGCGCGCCAGGTGAGCCGCGAACAGGATGAGCTGCACGCCAGGGTGGAGCTTCCGGTGGCGGATTCCATCTGGGTGCGCGGCGCGGATGGCACCCCGGTGCAGGGCTGGCTGATGAAGCCGGCGGGATGGACGGCGGGGCGGTCGTATCCCATGGTGCTGTACGTTCACGGCGGCCCGCACGGGATGTACGGCTACAACTTCATCGACGCGTTTCCGCTGCTGGCGGCGCGCGGGTACGCCGTCCTGTTCCTGAATCCGCGCGGCAGCACGGGGTACGGGCAGACCTTTGCCGACGGCACCGTGAACAACTGGGGCGGCGGCGACTACGGCGACCTGATGGCCGGGGTGGACGCGGCGCTGGCGCGAAACGGGTGGATTGACAGCACGCGGCTGTACGTGGCCGGCCACAGCTACGGCGGCTTCATGACCAACTGGATCGTGACGCGCACCCCTCGGTTCCGCGCGGCCATGGCGGGCGCCAGCGTGAGCAACCTCGTCTCCTTTTACGGCACGTCCGTGTATCCGGACCTGATCGAGACGGAGTTCGGCGGCGTGCCGGTGAACGACTGGAACCTGCTGTGGCAGTGGTCGCCGCTGGCCCACGTATCCGCCGTGCGCACGCCCGTTCTGTTTCTGAACGGCGAGGCGGACAACGACGTCCCCATCACCCAGGCGCAGGAGATGTACATGGCGCTGCGAAAGATGGGCGTGGAAGCGCGGATGGTGCGCTACCCCGGCGAGGGGCACAGCATCAACTTTCGCCCGCGCCATCACCAGGATTACCTGGAGCGGATGATCGGCTGGTTCGACGCGCACGGCGGCGCGCCCGCGCGGTAA
- a CDS encoding endonuclease/exonuclease/phosphatase family protein produces the protein MAQPAGKDITLAAGLLAGVGTVVGFSSSPHWSVRMWDFPRIQIAAAAALAGGVHAARYHRGRPADWAFTAMTAAAAAWQLKKILPYTALVPVQVERSRVKPSRDRPRPDARTLRLLISNVLMENTQHERLLRLVEEAQPDVVMAVETNARWAEALEPLAETYPYVVRQPQENYYGMMLFSRLPLIEPRIEFLVQDDIPSVHTGIELPGGAQVVLHGLHPRPPEPIRDQDSTPRDAELVMVGRAIGEDEDVPTLVAGDLNDVAWSPTSELFVRLGQLLDPRVGRGMFNSYNANNPLLRYPLDHVFHSSHFRLVELRRCPSIGSDHFPMLIELSYEPDAEEEQAMPEPEAEDLEEAEEKLELQAEAAQTGDDRPGRE, from the coding sequence GTGGCACAGCCCGCCGGGAAGGACATCACACTCGCCGCAGGACTGCTGGCCGGCGTGGGAACCGTGGTCGGCTTCAGTTCCTCGCCGCACTGGTCGGTGCGGATGTGGGACTTTCCCCGCATCCAGATCGCCGCCGCCGCCGCCCTGGCGGGGGGCGTGCACGCGGCCCGGTACCATCGCGGGCGCCCCGCGGACTGGGCGTTCACGGCCATGACGGCCGCCGCCGCCGCGTGGCAGCTCAAGAAGATCCTCCCCTACACGGCGCTGGTTCCCGTGCAGGTGGAGCGCAGCAGGGTCAAGCCATCGCGCGACCGGCCCCGCCCCGACGCGCGCACGCTGCGGCTGCTGATCAGCAACGTGCTGATGGAAAACACGCAGCACGAGCGCCTGCTGCGGCTGGTGGAAGAAGCGCAGCCGGACGTGGTGATGGCGGTGGAAACCAACGCGCGGTGGGCCGAGGCGCTGGAGCCGCTGGCCGAGACCTATCCGTACGTGGTGCGGCAGCCGCAGGAGAACTACTACGGGATGATGCTCTTTTCCCGCCTGCCGCTGATCGAGCCGCGCATCGAGTTCCTGGTGCAGGACGACATTCCCTCCGTGCACACGGGGATCGAGCTGCCGGGCGGCGCGCAGGTGGTGCTTCACGGCCTGCATCCCCGTCCGCCGGAGCCCATCCGCGACCAGGACAGCACGCCGCGCGACGCCGAACTGGTGATGGTGGGCCGCGCCATCGGCGAGGACGAAGACGTGCCGACGCTGGTGGCCGGCGACCTGAACGACGTGGCCTGGTCGCCCACCAGCGAACTGTTCGTGCGGCTGGGGCAGCTGCTGGATCCGCGGGTGGGGCGCGGGATGTTCAACAGCTACAACGCCAACAACCCGCTGCTGCGCTACCCGCTGGACCACGTGTTTCACAGCAGCCACTTCCGGCTGGTGGAGCTGCGGCGGTGCCCCAGCATCGGCTCTGACCACTTCCCCATGCTGATCGAGCTCAGCTACGAGCCGGACGCGGAAGAGGAGCAGGCCATGCCGGAGCCGGAGGCCGAGGACCTGGAAGAGGCGGAGGAAAAGCTGGAGCTGCAGGCCGAGGCCGCGCAGACCGGCGACGACCGCCCGGGCCGGGAGTGA
- a CDS encoding CDP-alcohol phosphatidyltransferase family protein codes for MKAAPAPAKDPARPVTRGERVRGHAVHLYTASGVVLAFIAAAEICAPRPDPRRVFAFLVAAVLVDATDGPLARMWDVKRTAPAINGRTIDDIVDFLTFTFLPLLLVWRMEWIPEPGWLWLAPALLASLFGFANEGAKDEAGGFFRGFPSYWNIAAFYAAFLSPWGNAAMFVILAVLTVSPVWFIYPNLAPRPWKMPLLAGAALWLVLLLAFLPRYPDDVPEWAVALSLVYPAIYTLASFYLKRRADSAARS; via the coding sequence GTGAAGGCCGCGCCCGCCCCGGCCAAGGACCCCGCGCGTCCGGTGACGCGCGGCGAGCGGGTGCGCGGCCACGCCGTGCACCTGTACACGGCGTCTGGCGTGGTGCTGGCGTTCATTGCCGCGGCGGAGATCTGCGCGCCGCGGCCGGACCCGCGCCGGGTGTTCGCGTTCCTGGTCGCGGCGGTGCTGGTGGATGCGACGGATGGACCGCTGGCGCGGATGTGGGACGTCAAGCGGACGGCGCCCGCCATCAACGGCCGTACGATTGACGACATCGTCGACTTTCTGACCTTCACCTTTCTTCCGCTGCTGCTGGTGTGGCGGATGGAATGGATTCCGGAGCCGGGATGGCTGTGGCTGGCGCCGGCGCTGCTGGCCTCGCTGTTCGGGTTCGCCAACGAAGGGGCCAAGGACGAGGCGGGCGGGTTTTTTCGCGGCTTTCCCAGCTACTGGAACATCGCGGCGTTCTACGCGGCGTTTCTGTCGCCGTGGGGCAACGCGGCCATGTTCGTGATCCTGGCCGTGCTGACGGTGTCGCCGGTGTGGTTCATCTATCCCAACTTGGCGCCGCGGCCGTGGAAGATGCCGCTGCTGGCGGGCGCGGCGCTGTGGCTGGTGCTGCTGCTGGCCTTTCTGCCGCGCTATCCGGATGACGTGCCGGAGTGGGCCGTCGCGCTCTCGCTCGTGTACCCGGCCATCTACACGCTCGCGTCCTTTTACCTGAAGCGCCGCGCGGATTCAGCCGCGCGAAGTTGA
- a CDS encoding DUF4870 domain-containing protein translates to MSEQIQSRSVMQPNVAATIAAAMPPITGAIFFFGMRDQSRLVRFHAAQNIVFGVACIGLNIVLSIVFGVLIRVPALGVLFALISIPVWIAFAVASFGIWLYTLIKAYGGEEWQIPVIGAQARKLLLTPAAG, encoded by the coding sequence ATGTCTGAGCAGATCCAGTCCCGGAGTGTCATGCAGCCCAACGTCGCCGCCACGATCGCCGCGGCCATGCCGCCCATCACCGGCGCGATCTTCTTTTTCGGCATGCGGGACCAGAGCCGGCTGGTGCGCTTTCACGCCGCGCAGAACATCGTTTTCGGCGTGGCGTGCATCGGGCTCAACATCGTGCTGTCCATCGTCTTCGGCGTGCTGATCCGCGTTCCGGCGCTGGGCGTGCTGTTCGCGCTCATCTCCATCCCCGTGTGGATCGCCTTCGCCGTGGCGAGCTTCGGCATCTGGCTGTACACGCTCATCAAGGCGTACGGCGGGGAGGAGTGGCAGATTCCCGTCATCGGCGCGCAGGCCCGCAAGCTCCTGCTCACGCCCGCCGCTGGCTGA